One Pseudochaenichthys georgianus unplaced genomic scaffold, fPseGeo1.2 scaffold_796_arrow_ctg1, whole genome shotgun sequence genomic window, AGGAGAGTAAAAGGTCGCACATTTGATCAGAGATAGGAAATGTTGTATAAAGATGCATTCAGGGACTTTTCTCCCCgttttttttgcatattttcttCATTTTTTAGCTTATTTTTCCTGATTTTTCTATTTCTGAGGGTGTGTGGGAGGATGGTTAGAGGTGGCAGGcgcggttccagaacaaaattactaagggtgcatctgagattagagagggtgcagtggtaaagtgctatttttctaAATGGGAGTGGACATAACACCCTCtcggggggtcctcacctcctctaggggggtccgggggcatgctcccccgggaagattattattattttttttttaaatattgaagttaaaagcatcaatccggtgcactttgagagcaacatgaagagatctatggatacatcacaacacccatatgaaacagaactgtaagcaggtttactatttctttatggatattttacaaatcactcccctttcaagacCGACATGTCTACAGGCATTACGATGcacagatggcatcttttttagaggaatattccagccaatctctgttgtgGAACCattagctgcaaaatgagcttaccccactgtacaggctcTGTTTtcccgaggtcctctggcacggtgttttggggcaacgaagagagctaccgcgggtaacgtaatatccccatgatctgaactgttattacctgcagtagatgcagtgttgctgctggcgataagggctggttgttttaaccattttctgatgtccatcactgactgcGCAGCACACAGGTCACGCGCTCCTGatataataacgttacttaccgtttaaattgaccaaataaatgcagcagacaatgttatttaaccacaattacaatttattttatttcaactatattcttattcttattattactactattattattattattattattattattgttattatatatgtaatatttttcacttttaattaaaacaattttatttttttcacttttaatttttcaaatgagggtgcataacaactcaactgagggtgcaatgcacccttatgcacccccgtagaaccgggcctggagGTGGCACATGTTATTACCTTATATAAGCGAGAGGACATGTTGCTTAAAGATGCATTCAGGAGCACtttctttgtgtttttatttgcgCAATTTTATTTGCGCAAATaaaattatttgttttattctttGAGGGTGTCAGTGGATGAAAACTCTATTACCTAACATGAACATAAAGATGCATTCAGGGACAGCTGCCATTTCAGTATTGGATGTATTCTTATATCTTGTAATCCATTGTGCACATGTTTCCTTAACTtctcatgtaaatatatttgtatttaataatGTCTCACTCTCGCCATTTAAAAGCACCTTTATCTTTTGCATGTATTGCTTCATTTCGCCCCAAAATGTCTTTTATAAATTGGTTTAACCTGCCGTTCGGTGCCGGATCCATACCATAATATTCCTGGGCATGATTTGACGTGTTTCTCGCGCTTCAGGACGGATGGATGTCCAGAGATCCGTTCCGAGAGATCCTGCTGAGGATGACGAGGAAGCCGCGGCCGCACCAGTTCATCGGGCTGATGGGGAAACGCTCCATGGGTACGAAGGCTCTCCAAACACCTTCCATCTGCTGGAGACACATCGAGCTCTCATCAACACACCCTAACCTATATTCTCTTTCCCCGCAGCAAATGCACAGATCACCCGCAAAAGTGAGTATGAATATCAGGAGGAAATGTTCCAGCATTTTAGAAATACTGACGTCTTAAATCCATTCTTATCTGAAAACCACAAAAAAACGATCTAAAGtgattttatttcatgtttcagGCAAAGATTTAGATGTTAATGGATTTTTTTCAAGCGCTTTTCTCaatccttaaaggtggggtaggtaagtttgagaaaccggctcgagatcgctagaatttgaaaatacacaacgggagaaaattcctcacagagcccctcccccaacacacacgaacgcgcacatgaccaatgagggcacgagataagtgtgtaccccgatggaaggctgacaggcaggtaggccgtccagtgaCTTtaaccgggccggctaaacggattggttgtacggcttctacagatgaaattttttttatggatttcttgtcaaagcacttcagatattcattgctatctggatgttcagagcattccatggaatataacaagaagTGTATCtccagccggtttctgaaacttacctaccccacctttaagtgtttaaTTGGCCTTAAAGTGATCAAATAGGGCCACACGTTAAGACTATTCTCTTGATTTATCATCTTTAAGATGACCATGAATAGTGAAAAATGTCCGTCCTGATTCCTGAGTCCAAGGTGATGAGTTTAAACACCTTGTTTGGTCAGTCCCAACCACACAGATATTACATTTGATAAGAAAGAAAAAAGCACATTTGAAACATCTGGGTTTTTTTATCTGCATGAAGCTGCAGTGAGTTTGAACTTGTGGGCCACCGTAGATTCCCAAAGCGATTACAATCAGAGCGATGAACGGCAAACTCACGTCACTAACAGTTACAATATGAACGTGCCAGATGTTTCAAAAGCACTTTGTGAAACAGAAAAGCCTTTGATGTTTCCTCCGCCATATTACAGATGGACttaaataagtgtgtttatgtgagcGCTGAAACGGCCGGTAATTAATTAACTCAGATGACTGGGTTCTGCTTTGAAGGCCGAACAGgaagaaagagaggaggaggaagaaagagaggaggaggaagggctTTGCTGCTTCCTCGTCTCTgttctctttgtgtgtgtgtgtgtgtgtgtgtgtgtgtgtgtgtgtgtggtgtgtgtgtgtgtgtgtgtgtgtacatcagTCTCCCACACACAgcggcacacacacaaatagagACATGTCGTTTATTCCTCAAAGTCACTCATCATTAGGGAGGAGTGCTGCGTTCAAGGCCCGCGGGACATCTGAGGGTTCAATTGGATTGTTTCCGCCTGTTATGGATTATAACGAGGAGGATGTttgctccacacacacacacacacacacacacacacacacacacacacacacacacacacacacacacacacacacacacacacacacacacacaccacacacacacacacacacacacacacacacacacacacacacacacacacacacacacacacacacacacacacacacacactcttatacttacacgcaaacacacacacaaatgtaagaGATTCCCTCGGGGCTCCCTGTAGTGTAATATTACCCACAATCCAATTCACcgcccacagacacacacacacacacacacacacacacacacacacacacacacacacacacacacacacacacacacacacacacacacacacacacacacacacacacacacacacacacacacacacacacacacacacacacacacacacacacacacacacacacagatcataTTACAGTCCATTACTGTGATTGACAGCGGCTCCATCAGCTGTCAGTCTCATTTAGGGAACATTActtaattcaaaattaaatgTTAACACAATTTCAaccttagtgtctctactttaaagagtcctctcctgctgatgttcaggtgtatatcagtatgtagtgtctctactttaaagagtcctctcctgctgatgttcaggtgtatatcagtatgtggtgtctctactttaaagagtcctctcctgctgatgttcaggtgtatatcagtatgtagtgtctctactttaaagagtcctctcctgctgatgttcaggtgtatatcagtatgtagtgtatctactttaaagagtcctctcctgctgatgttcaggtgtatatcagtatgtagtgtctctactttaaagagtcctctcctgctgatgttcaggtgtatatcagtatgtagtgtctctactttaaagagtcctctcctgctgatgttcaggtgtatatcagtatgtagtgtctctactttaaagagtcctctcctgctgatgttcaggtgtatatcagtatgtagtgtctctactttaaagagtcctctcctgctgatgttcaggtgtatatcagtgtgtagtgtctctactttaaagagtcctctcctgctgatgttcaggtgtatatcagtatgtagtgtctctactttaaagagtcctctcctgctgatgttcaggtgtgtatcagtatgtagtgtctctactttaaagagtcctctcctgctgatgttcaggtgtatatcagtatgtagtgtctctactttaaagagtcctctcctgctgatgttcaggtgtatatcagtatgtagtgtctctactttaaagagtcctctcctgctgatgttcaggtgtatatcagtatgtagtgtctctactttaaagagtcctctcctgctgatgttcaggtgtatatcagtatgtagtgtctctactttaaagagtcctctcctgctgatgttcaggtgtatatcagtatgtagtgtctctactttaaagagtcctctcctgctgatgttcaggtgtatatcagtgtgtagtgtctctactttaaagagtcctctcctgctga contains:
- the LOC117444338 gene encoding protachykinin, whose translation is MKFLLLPVFMAFLAVAQVFCEEPEPKEESDYWTSSNQIQDGWMSRDPFREILLRMTRKPRPHQFIGLMGKRSMANAQITRKSEYEYQEEMFQHFRNTD